Genomic window (Mesorhizobium sp. M4B.F.Ca.ET.058.02.1.1):
CATGGTGGCGATGTTGAGCTCGGCGCGGCCGTAATCCGGATGGGTCTCGATGCCGCCATTGGCGACCGCGATCGTCCGGCCATCGCCGAGCAAATGCAACTCATGCGGCCCCATGCCGTAGGTCGGGAATTCGCCAACGCGCCCGAAACCTGAGCGCGCGTCATAGACGCCGACGACGCCGGCGGCGTTGTCGAAGTCATTCTCGGTGGCATAGAGCAGCGCGCCGTCGGTCGAGAAGACGCCGTGGCCGAAGAAATGTCGTCCGGTGACGCTTGCGATGGTCAGCGGCTTGTCGCGACGGGTGTGATCGAAAACCACGGCAAAGGTGCCGGGCTGCCGGGCAAAGACCACGGACCGCTTCGAGATCGGATCGAAGGTGACATCGTGGCCACGGTCGGGCAGATCGATCGCATGCAGCACATTGCCTGCCTCGGACAGCACGGCGGCGCCATAGCTGCCGTCGCGCTTGACGAAGGCGGTGGCGAAGACCGCGTCGGCATCAAGCGTCTTTGCCCAGGCCCGCGGCGCCATCCCGGCGATGAAGCCGGCGCCGGCGGCCCGCAGGAAATCGCGGCGGTCGATCAGCGGCGTGCGGGGCAAGATCATCGCTCAGTCCCCATCCAGCGAGGAGAAGCCGGCGGTCAGGCCGAATTCGGCGGTCAGCCTAGTGCCGATCAAGGTCGTCAGGCTCGAGGTGATCAGCGCGAAATGATCAAGCTTGTCTCGCAGCTCCGGATCGGCGAGCGCCTTGTCGATCGGACCGGTGACGGATTTGGCGGTCGCAACACCATTGGCGAGCTGGATGTGGATGGACTCGGCCATCCATTGCGCATCGGCCGGAAGCGCATCGCCAAGCTTCGAAGCCACGAACAGCGCATCGATACCGGAGAGATTGCCGGCCAGGGAATTCGTCGTGTTTTGCGAGCGCCAATAGATCGCCTGCCTGGGCTTGTCGCCGTCCGGCTTGCCGCCCAGGAACCCTTTGAGGCGCACGTCGCGGACCATCTCCAGCTCGTTGATGAAGACGCCGACCAGCTCGGTCACCGCTTCGGTGCCGTCGCGGTAGAGCGCGTTCTGCGGTCCCGGGTTGGCCCAGAGCGCGGCAAATCCGTCCGGCTTCTTCCACGCCACATCAACCTCGGCGGCCATCGTTTCGATATTGCCGGCGACGGCCGCGCCGTAGCCGCAGCGATAGGGATCGTCCTTGCCGGCAAGGGCGTCGGCGCCGTCGCCGTAAAGCACGAACTCGAGCGCGCCGAGCCCTTGCATGGCGACGCTCTTGTCCGCCAGTTGCGCCGGATCGGTGGCGGTCGGGTCCTTGCCGGCCAATGCCGCCTGCACCTGCTTCAGGCCGATACCCTTGCGGTCCGGCCAGTAGAGCATGCGCTCCAGCCGGTTGTTCTCCTTGATCGGCCCGAAAGCGATGATTTCAGCCGATGACCAGGCCTCGACCGTGGCCGAGAACTCGACACGCGCCGCCTCGAGGCTGCCTTGCGACGGCGCATTGCACAGCGTCCGCATGGCCTTGGTCAAGCTGCCGGCATGGTCGTGCAGGCTGGCATAGGCAGGGCGGATAAAGCCATCGATCGCCCGCTGGATGACAGCGGAAGCCTTCACCTCAGCCGATGCCGGGGAAACGCCAAACAGCGCCAGGGGAAAGAGGAGAGCAAACGCAAGACGCTTCGACATCACAGGGACTCCAGGAATTTGACCAGCGCATCGCGATCGGCAGCATCGGCGGCGGCAAAGCGGTCGCGCGCCTTCTGCCCCTCGCCGCCATGCCACAGGATCGCCTCGGCGAGGGTGCGGGCGCGCCCGTCATGCAGGAAGAACATATTGCCGTTGACCGTCCCGGTCAGGCCGATGCCCCACAGCGGCGGCGTGCGCCATTCGCTGCCGGTCGCGTCGCCGACAGACTGTCCATCGGCGAGGCCCGGCCCCATGTCATGCAGCAGGAAGTCGGAATAGGGCCAGATCAACTGGAAGGCCTGCGCCTTGTTGGGCGTGCCGCGCAAGGTGACGAATTTCGGCGTATGGCAGGAAATGCAGCCCATCTCGTAGAACTGCTTCTTGCCTGCCAGCACCTGGCGGTTATCGATGTCACGCCGGGCCGGCACGGCAAGGTTCTGCGAATAGAAGGTGACGAGATCCATGACCGGCGGCGGCGCCTCGACCGGGCCGAGCCGCTGCTGCACGCCGTTCGGCATGGCAAGGCAGGCCTTTTCGGCCTCCGTGCAGTCGCCCCAATGTTTCGGCGCCTCCGGCGTCGAGATGCCGATGTCGCCGGCAAAGGCCTCCGCCGCCTGCTCGCGGATCGACGCGGTCTGCGCCTTCCAGCCGAAGCGGCCCAAAGTCACCTCGCCGCTCAACTCATCACGCACAATATTCGGCCGACCGAAGATGCCGTCGCCGTCGCGATCGTCCGGATCGACATGGGCGAGGATGTCGGCGGGCGCGATCTGCTCGATCAGGCCAAGGCCGATCATCGGCGGCGTCAGCCGCGGCGACAGCGTGGTGCGCGGATCGAGCGGACCATACGCCAGCCCTTCGACGGAATAGCTCGGCTTGCGCAGCGAGACGACGGAGCCGTCGGCGAGCGTCACTTTCTCTTCCTGGTAGCCAACGCGCATGCGGCCTTCGCCCTTGAGGCCAGGAACCGCCAGCTCCTGCAATTGCGAGCCGTAGACCGGATCGGGGAAGTTCAGCAGCTTGTGACCGGCAAGCTCGGCTTTCTCTTGCTCGCTGCTTGCATCGCGCGCCAGGCGCAGGAACATCGAGGTGGCGCCGGCGCCACCTGCCGGCGGGCGGCCGCGGCCGTCCTTCAGATGGCAATTCTGGCAGGCGCGCTCGTTGAACAGCGGCCCAAGACCGTCCGATGCCTGCGTCGAGGACGGCGAGGAGACCCAGTTCTTGCGGAAAAGCGCATTGCCGAGCTTGAAGTTGCCCTCCTCCTCGAAGGTGATGTTGGCGGCGGGCTGGGAGAAGGCGTCGCGGCTGACGTCCTTGCGCGAGGTGCCGGCGCCACCCTGTATCAGCTCGAATGACTCGGGTTTGGAGAAGTCCGCGGTTGGCCTGGTGACGGCGATGACGCGCGCCAGGTCCTTTGGCGTCAGATCGCTGCGCGTGGCGGCAAGGTCTGCGGGCAGCGGGTCTCCAGCCAGCGCTGAAGCGGTGGCCATCACGGAAATGAGAGAAAGCCCGCGAACCAGCCAGGCCAGCGAGCTTTCCCTGGAAGGCGAGGAAGGCGAGCCTTCGGCCCGCCGCGAGCGGCGCAGGAAATCTAGGCGGCGCCGCATTCCCGCATGTCCTTACTCCGCCTCGTTGGCCGAGTCGGCATTGAGCTGGCCGTATTTCTCCTCGCCGATCGAGGCGAGCAGGTCGAGCTGCGTCTCGAGGAAGTCGATGTGACCTTCCTCGTCGGCAAGCAGTTCCTCGAACAGTTTCATCGACACGTAGTCGCCGGCCTCCTGGCAGATCTCGCGCGAGCGCTTATAGGCGGTGCGCGCGTCATACTCGCCGGCAAGATCGGATTCGAGCACTTCCTTCACGTTCTGGCCGATGCGCAGCGGCGCCACGGACTGCAGGTTCGGATGCCCCTCAAGGAAGATGATGCGGGCAACGAGCCGGTCTGCATGCTGCATTTCCTCGATCGATTCCGCCCGTTCCTTCTTCGCCAGCTTGGTGTAGCCCCAGTCTTCGAGCAGGCGATAGTGGACCCAGTACTGATTGACGGCCCCCAGCTCCAGAAACAGGGCCTCGTTAAGCCGCTCGATGACCTGCGGTTCGCCTTTCATGGGTTCTGCTCCCGTATTGGCCGCGCAAGCCTCTGACGCGGTCCAGGTGTGAAACGATGTCGGCGCCGCTCGCCTCAGAGCGGGCGTGGTAGTGCTCGGTGACCCGAATGATCGTTTCCACCACATTTGGGAAGCAGCCGCAACAGCGACCGCGCTTGCGCATGGCATGATAGACCTTGGCCGGCACGATGAGCTGCCAGGGATCCTCATCCAGCAGCCCTACGATCGTCTGCTCGATCTCCTTCTCGGTGATGATGTTGCAATGGCAGATCAGCATTCACTTGCCCTGGCTGACGGCGCCGCTCCGGCGCCGTTTGGCTTGTTTCTCATTCGAGCACGATCTTGTCCAAAAATCGGCTTCCACTTTTTGGGAGTATGCTCGCGCCTTACTTGAATACCTTGTCCGGCGCGTCGAGGCTGTCGGAGCCTTCGAAGGCGATGCTGTTGAGCTTCAGCGAGCCGACGGCGCGCTCGATCGACTTGGTCTGGTCGATCAGCGCATCGATCGCCGCCTGCACGGTGGCGTTGCCTTCGGTGTTGCCCTCGGCGATCTGCTGGTCATAGGCCTCGCCGGCCAGCGCGCGCGCCTTGATCGCTTCCATCTTGGCGACGGAGGCATCGAGCTTATCAGACAGCTCCTTGTCGATCGCCGGGTCGGCGACCTTGACCATGTCCGATACCGAAGGTCCGGAAACGACCGTGCCGTCGAGGCGCGTGTAGCTGGCGTGGTAGGCGGCGCGGATGCCGACGGCGTCATAGAGGTGCGAGTTGTAGGTGTTGTCCGAAAAGCAGTCGTGCTCCTCTTCCGGATCATGCAGCAGCAGGCCGAGCTTCATGCGCTCGCCGGCGAGTTCGCCATAGGACAGGGAACCCATGCCGGTGAAGATGGTCGAAATGCCGGCGTTGGCGTCGCCATCGACCAAGTTCTTGCGGGCGGCGCCGTCTTCCTTCCAGTTGTTGACCATCTCCCGCAGGTCGGAAACCAAAAGGTCGCTCGCCGACTTCAGATATTCGGCGCGGCGGTCGCAATTGCCGCCGGTGCAGTTGGCGAGGTCATAGTCCGTGTAGGGCCGCTCGCCGGCGCCGGGACCGGTGCCGTGCAGGTCCTGGCCCCAGAGCAGGAACTCGATGGCGTGATAGCCGGTCGCGACATTGGCCTCGACGCCGCCGGCCTCCTGCAGCGTGCCGGAAAGGAATTCTGGCGACAGCTTCGAGGCGTCGACCTTCTTGCCGTTGATCTCGATCTCCTTGTTGGCGATCACATTGGCGGTGTAGAGCGAATTGGTGTCGGACTCACTGCCGTAGCTCTTGGCGACATAGTCGATCAGGCCTTCGTCCAGCGGCCAGGAATTCACCTTGCCTTCCCAGTCGTCGACGATCTTGTTGCCGAAGCGGTAGACCTCGGTCTGCTGGTAGGGAACGCGCGATGCCTTCCAGGCTTCCCGAGCGGCGTTCAGCGTGTCCGCCGAGGGCTTGGCGAGCAGCGCGTCGACGGCCTTGTCGAGGGCCTGCGCCGTGGTTAGCGAATCCTCGTATTTGGCGAGTGCGATGTCGGCATAGGTCTTGATGACCGCCTTGGCGTCGGTTTCGGCCTTGGCCGGCAGCACAAACACCGCCGCCGTCAGCGCGGCAGTCGCGCAGATCGCAGCGAGCCTGCCGCCATTACGTGCTGTCATCATCGTTCTCCAGTTCCTTGGGAATTCGCTAAAAGGCGCGCGTGCCAGACCGTGACGAGGCATGGGTATGCCGCCGGGCACAACATAGACCGCGCCGTCGCGCGGTTCGTGGAAGACAGACACCGAAATGCCTCCAATCGAAAGGGTTCAAGGCCCAGACATCAAAGGATGCGCTTGCCGCGCGAGCCTCCATAAAGCGGCGAAGGGGTTGGAAGTCAACAGGTCCACCCAAGAAAATTCAATTGAAACAACTGTTTAGAATAATTCTAAACTACAACTATCAACTTTAAGCCTTTGCCGATGCGACGTAATCATGGAATGCGGCGATTGACAGGCGACCATTCCGGGTGCGACCCGGACCGGGGCTCTTGCGACGGCGGCAGACAATCGCCACGTGGCGGAAGATCCTAGATTTGGGCGCAAAAAGGGCTGCGATGAAGAACGGGGTGGTCATTGTCGGTGCGGGTCACGCTGGCGTGCAGGCGGCGGCGAGCCTGCGCGAGGAGGGTTACAACGGCCCGGTCATCCTGATTGGCGACGAGAGCGAACTGCCCTACCACAAGCCGCCGCTTTCGAAGACCTTCATCAAGGACCCGGACGCAAAGCCGCAGCCCCTGCGCGGCGAAGCCTTCTATTCAGGCAGCGCCATCGACTACCGGCCGGGCGTCCGCATCGAGGCCATCGAAGCCGGCGCCCACAGGCTGAGGGTATCGGGCGGCGGATCGCTCGCCTTCGATCACCTTGTCCTGGCGACCGGCGCCCGGCCGCGCCTGCTCAAGCTGCAGGGCTCGGAGCTCTCCGGCGTGGTGTCGCTGCGATCGCTCGCCGATGCGCGGCTGATCCGCGAGCTCAGCGCCCAATGCGAGGATGTCGTCATCCTCGGCGGCGGCTTCATCGGGCTCGAGATCGCCGCGACGCTGCGCGCGGCCGGGCGCAATGTCGCTGTGGTCGAAGCCGTCGACCGGCTGCTCGGGCGGGCGGTGGCGCCGGTCATCGCCAGCCATGTCAGGCAGCGCCTGGAAGCGATCGGCGTGCGGATCCATACCGGCACCACCGTTGTCGGCCTGGAGGGCAAAGGCGGCCGGGTCTCGGCCGCGATCACCTCCGGCGGCGAAAGGCTGCCGGCACAGATGGTCATCATCGGCATCGGCGTGGTGCCCAATGTCGAACTGGCCGAGACCGCCGGCATCACGGTCGCCAACGGCATCCGCGTCGACCAGCAGATGCGCAGCTCGGCGCCGGATATCCTCGCCATCGGCGATGCGGCGTCCTACCGGCACTGGTTCACCGGCGCCGATGTGCGGCTGGAATCGGTGCAGAACGCCACCGACCAGGCGCGGCTCGCCGCGCGCACCATCCTTGGCCATGCCGACGCCTATTCGGCAGTGCCGTGGTTCTGGTCGGATATCGGCGACATGAAGCTGCAGATGGTCGGACTGACCTCGGGCGGCGACAGCCATGTCGTGGCGGGCGACCTCACCGAGAACAAGTTCTCGATCTATCACTATGCGGGCAGCCGGCTGCTCGGCATCGAATCCGTCAACCGCCCCGGCGATCATATGCTCGGCCGCAAGATGCTCGGCGCCGGCTTCTCGCCGACGCCGCAGGCCGTTGCCGGCGGGCCCGATGCGCTGAAGGCGGCGCTGGCCGCGTTTCAGGAAGAGCCCGCCAGGGCAACCGGTTAGGCGACACGTGCCTCGCGGATCGAGCTTTCCAGAATGTCCAGTGCCTCGTTCATGACGCTGTCCTGGATGGTGATCGGCGACAGGAAGCGGATGACGTTGCCGTAGACGCCGCAGGTCAGCAGGACCAGGCCCTTGTCGAGCGCCTTGAGGCGCACGGCATTGGCGATTTCCGCCGAGGGCAGGCCCTTTTTCACATCGTTGAACTCGACCGCGTTCATGAAGCCGGGACCCCTGATGTCGACGATCTCCGGCACGTCCTCGCGGATCGACTGCAGTCGCTGTTTCAGCCTGCTGCCCAGCGCATTGGCGCGGTCGCAGAGCTTTTCCTCCTCGATGACGTCGAGCACGGCGTTGGCCGCGGCGACGCCGATCGGGCTGCCGCCATAGGTGCCGCCAAGTCCGCCAGGGCCGGGCGCATCCATGATCTCGGCGCGTCCAGTGACCGCCGACAGCGGGAAGCCACCGGCCAGGCTCTTGGCCATGGTGGTAAGGTCGGGCGCGACGTCATGATGCTCCATGGCGAACATCTTGCCGGTGCGGGCAAAGCCGGTCTGCACCTCGTCGGCGATCAGCAAAATGCCATGCTGGTCGCAGACCTTGCGCAGCGCAGTCATGAAATCGCGCGGCGCCTCATAGAAGCCGCCCTCGCCCTGCACCGGTTCGACGATGATGGCGGCGACGCGGGCGGGATCGACGTCGGCCTTGAACAGCCTGTCGAGGGCGGCGAGCGAATCGGCGACCGTTACGCCATGCAGCGCCACCGGGAACGGCGCGTGGAAGACATCGGCCGGCATGGCGCCGAAGCCGACCTTATAGGGCACCACCTTGCCGGTCAGCGCCATGCCCATGAAGGTGCGGCCGTGGAAGCCGCCGGAAAAGGCGATGACGGCCGGGCGGCCGGTGGCGTTGCGGGCAATCTTGACGGCGTTCTCCACCGCCTCTGCGCCGGTGGTGACGAAGATCGTCTTCTTGTCGAACTTGCCGGGCAGCAGGCCATTCAGACGCTCGGCCAGCCTGACATAGCTCTCATAGGGCACGACCTGATGGCAGGTGTGGGTGAAGCGATCGAGTTGCGCCTTGACCGCCTCGATCACCTTGGGATGGCGGTGGCCGGTGTTGACGACGGCGATGCCGGACGCGAAGTCGATGTAGCGGCGGCCCTCGACATCCCAGATTTCCGAGTTCTCGGCGCGATCGGCATAGATCTGCGTGGTCATGCCGACGCCGCGCGAGATCGACTGGTTCTTGCGTTCGGAAATGGCTGAATTCTTCATCTCGTCCCTCATCGGGCCATCCCTCATCGAGATAGGGGCCCGTTCTCGTTTGATGCCGTTGAAATCCGTTCTGGCCCCATTTCAGCTTTTCCTCAAGCCCACACCAGTGCCGGTCGATTGGGCCTGCCGTCACGCGGTTCCCCTAATTTGACCAGTCCGCCCATACGCGTACGACAGAGGTTTCCTTTTTGGGGGGATCGATTATCCTCGCGATTGTCCGCGGCATCCGTCGCAGGGAGCGGCCCGCGCGGTTGAGGGAACCATGAGCAGGAACGCGACACCTTCCGCCCCGACGCTTCCGGTCAACGCCTTCAATCTGTTGTCTTTTCCTGGCTCCACGATGCTCGTCTGCGCCTTGGCGGGACTGGCGCTCGCCGGGTGCCAGAAACAAGAGGCGGCGGCAAAGAAGTTGCCGATCATGGTGCGCGCCGAAACGGTCAGGATCGCCGACTACGCGCCACGGACCTCGCTGACCGGCGTGATCGCCGCGCGCACGCTGAACAACCTATCTTTCCGGGTCGGCGGCCGGATCGCCGAGCGGCTCGTCGATGTCGGCCAGCATGTCGACAAGGACGCGGTGCTGGCCCGCATCGATCCGCAGGAGCAGGAATCCGACCTGCGCTCGGCACAGGCCGACCTCGATGCGGCGCAGGCGCAGTTGACGCAGGCCGCCGCAGCCTTCGAGCGCCAGAAGATCTTGCTCGGCCAGGGTTTCACCACGCGACGCGACTATGACACGGCGGATCAGACGCTTAAGGTGGCGCAAGGCAGCGTCAATGCCGCGCAAAGCGCGTTCGCGAATGCCAAGGAGAACTTGTCCTTCACCGAGCTCAAGGCCGGTGCGGCGGGCTTCATCACCGCCCGCCAGGTCGAAGCCGGGCAAGTGGTGCAGGCGGCGCAGACCGTCTTCACCATCGCCGAGGACGGCGATCGCGACGCGGTGTTCAACGTCCAGGAAACGCTGGTCGCGCGGACGCCGCAAACGCCGGCGGTGACGATCACGCTCTTGTCCGACCCGCAGGTCAGGGCGATGGGCAAGGTGCGCGAGATCTCGCCGGCGGTCGATCCGGCTTCGGGATCGATCCGGGTCAAGGTCGCCATTCCCGACACGCCCGCCGCCATGCCGCTGGGCGCGGCCGTGATCGGCTCGGCCAGCGCCAAGCCGATCAAGGCGATCCTGCTGCCCTGGCAGGCGCTGACCTCGACTGACGGCAAGCCGGCGGTCTGGGTGGTAGACCCATCGAGCAAGGCGGCTGCGACGACACCGGTCGAGGTGCTGGCCTATGATTCCGGCGTGGTCGTCATCAGCAGAGGGCTGGAGGCCGGCCAGAGCGTCGTCACCAATGGCGGCCAGTTGCTCAGCCCCGGACAGGCGATCGAGATCGCGGGAGCAGGCCAATGAAAAGGCTGCCGCGCATGCTTGTGCCCGCCCTGCTGTTGCTTGCGCCGCTTGCCGGCTGTTCGCAATCGGAAGACAAGCCGCCGGAGATCATCCGGCCGGTGCTGTCGGTGGTGATCGAGCCGCGCACCATCCAGACCTTCGGCTTCGCCGGCTCGATCGAGCCGCAAGTCAGCGCCGACCTCTCCTTCCGCCTGCTCGGCCGTGTCGTCGCCCGCGACGTCAAGGTCGGCGACATCGTCACCAAGGGCACGACGATCGCAGCCCTCGACCCGACGGCGCTGGAGCTTGCGGTGCAGGCGGCCAAGGCCGAGCTTTCCAACGCCGAGGCGCAGTTCGCCAACGCCGCCGCCAGCGAGGAGCGCCAGCGCCAGCTGCTGGCCGCCGCCAACACCACCCAGGCCGTCTTCGATGCCGCGCAGCAGGCGCGCAAAGCGGCCGAGGCCGGCGTCGAGCGGGCCAAGGCCTCGCTTGCCAAATCGCAGGAGCAGCTCGGCTATGCGCGCCTGTTCTCGGATTTCGACGGCGTCGTTACCGCCGTCGGCGCCGAGGTCGGCCAGACCGTGTCGCCCGGCCAGACGGTGGTCACCGTGGCGCGCTCGGACCTGCGCGAGGCGGTGGTAGACATCCCCGACCGGCTCACCGGCGATCTCGCCGCCGGCACGCCGTTCCAGGTCATCCTGCAATCGCTGCCGACCATCCAGACCGAGGCCAAGCTGCGCGAGATGGCGCCGCAGGCCGAGGGCTCGACCCGCACCCGCCGTGTCCGGCTGACGCTCACCGACCCGCCGATAGCGTTCCGGCTCGGCTCGACGGTGACGGCGACGCGCATGACCAAGGTCACGCCGACGATCGAACTGCCGCTATCGGCGCTGCTCGAGAAGGACGGGGCCGCCAAGGTCTGGATCGTCGACCCGAAGACGTCGAGCGTCAGCGCGCACGAGGTGAAGGTGGCCGCCAAAAGCGCCGCCACCTTCACCGTCACCGAAGGGCTCGAGGCTGGCATGCGCGTCGTCACCGCGGGCGTCCACAGCCTCACCGAGGGTCAGCAGGTCAAGCTACAAGAAGGGGGAGCCATATGAAGGGCTTCAACCTCTCCGACTGGGCGCTCAACCATCGCTCGCTGGTGTGGTACTTCATGCTGGTCTTCGTCGCGGCCGGCGTGTCTGCCTATCTGAACCTCGGCCGCGAGGAAGACCCCGCCTTCACCATCAAGACCATGCTGATCCAGGCCAATTGGCCGGGCGCCTCCGTCAACGAGACGGTAACGCAAGTGACGGATCGCATCGAGAAGAAGCTCGAGGAGCTCGACAGCCTCGACTACACCAAATCCGTCACCACCGCCGGCAAGACCGTCATCTTCGTCAACCTGAAGGACACCACCAAGGCGCGCGATGTCGTGCCGACGTGGATTCAGGTGCGCAACATGGTCAACGACATCTGGTCGCAGTTCCCGCAAGGCGTGGTCGGGCCGTTCTTCAACGACCGTTTCGGCGACGTTTACGGCAACATCTACGCCTTCACCGCCGACGGGCTGACGCCGCGCCAGCTGCGCGACTATGTCGAGGATGTCCGCACCAAGATCCTGACCGTGCCGAACGCCGGCAAGGTCGACCTTGTCGGCGCCCAGGACGAGGCGATCTACCTCGAATTCTCGACCCGCCAGATCGCAGCACTCGGCCTCAACCAGCAGGCGATCGTGGCCAGCCTGCAGGCGCAGAACGCGATCACGCCGTCCGGCGTCATCCAGTCCGGACCGGAGCGCATCAGCGTGCGCGTGGGCGGCCAGTTCACCTCGGAAGAGAGCCTGCGCGCCATCAACCTGCGCGTCAACGACCGCTTCTTCCGGCTGAGCGACGTGGCGACGATCAGGCGCGGCTATGTCGACCCGCCGACGTCGCTGTTCCGCTTCAACGGCCAGGATGCCATCGCGCTCGCCATCGGCATGAAGCCCAACGCCAATCTGCTGCAGTTCGGCGAGGCCTTGCACGAGGAGATGAACAAGGTGCTGGCCGACCTGCCGGTCGGCGTCGGCGTGCATCTGGTCGCCGACCAACCGGTGATCGTCGAGGAAGCGGTATCGGGCTTCACCCGCGCCCTGTTCGAGGCGGTGGCCATCGTGCTTGCCGTGTCTTTCATCAGCCTCGGCATGCGCGCCGGCTTCGTCGTGGCGCTGTCGATCCCGCTGGTACTCGCCATCACCTTCACCGTCATGGCCTATCTCGGCATCTCGCTGCAGCGCATCTCGCTGGGCGCGCTGATCATCGCGCTCGGCCTGCTGGTCGACGACGCCATGATCGCGGTCGAGATGATGGTGGCGCGGCTGGAGGTCGGCGACAACCTGCGCAAGGCGGCGACCTACGTCTACACCTCGACCGCCTTCCCGATGCTGACCGGCACGCTGGTGACGGTCGCCGGCTTCATCCCGATCGGCCTCAACAACAGCGCCGCCGGCGAATACACCTTCACGCTGTTCGTCGTCATCGCCGTGTCGCTGCTGGTGTCATGGATCGTGGCGGTGCTGTTCGCGCCACTGCTCGGCGTCACCATCCTGCCGGCGACGATGAAGGCCAAGCATCATGACCAGCCCGGACGCTTCACCTCGCTGTTCCGGCGCGTGCTGGTCCTTTCGGTGCGCCGGCACTGGCTGACCATCATCGCGACGGTGCTGCTGTTTGCCGCCTCCATCGCCGGTTTCGGCCTCGTCCAGCAGCAGTTCTTCCCGCCGTCCGACCGGCCGGAGCTGATCGTCGACTGGAACCTGCCGCAGAATTCGTCGATCACCGAGACGCGCGACCAGATGGAGCGCTTCGAAGGGCGCGCGCTGGTCGGCAATCCCGATATCGACCATTTCTCATCCTATATCGGCCAGGGCGCGGTGCGCTTCCTGCTGGCTTATGACGTGCAGCCGGCCAATCCCTATTTCGGCCAG
Coding sequences:
- a CDS encoding di-heme oxidoredictase family protein, with product MRRRLDFLRRSRRAEGSPSSPSRESSLAWLVRGLSLISVMATASALAGDPLPADLAATRSDLTPKDLARVIAVTRPTADFSKPESFELIQGGAGTSRKDVSRDAFSQPAANITFEEEGNFKLGNALFRKNWVSSPSSTQASDGLGPLFNERACQNCHLKDGRGRPPAGGAGATSMFLRLARDASSEQEKAELAGHKLLNFPDPVYGSQLQELAVPGLKGEGRMRVGYQEEKVTLADGSVVSLRKPSYSVEGLAYGPLDPRTTLSPRLTPPMIGLGLIEQIAPADILAHVDPDDRDGDGIFGRPNIVRDELSGEVTLGRFGWKAQTASIREQAAEAFAGDIGISTPEAPKHWGDCTEAEKACLAMPNGVQQRLGPVEAPPPVMDLVTFYSQNLAVPARRDIDNRQVLAGKKQFYEMGCISCHTPKFVTLRGTPNKAQAFQLIWPYSDFLLHDMGPGLADGQSVGDATGSEWRTPPLWGIGLTGTVNGNMFFLHDGRARTLAEAILWHGGEGQKARDRFAAADAADRDALVKFLESL
- a CDS encoding 4-aminobutyrate--2-oxoglutarate transaminase → MKNSAISERKNQSISRGVGMTTQIYADRAENSEIWDVEGRRYIDFASGIAVVNTGHRHPKVIEAVKAQLDRFTHTCHQVVPYESYVRLAERLNGLLPGKFDKKTIFVTTGAEAVENAVKIARNATGRPAVIAFSGGFHGRTFMGMALTGKVVPYKVGFGAMPADVFHAPFPVALHGVTVADSLAALDRLFKADVDPARVAAIIVEPVQGEGGFYEAPRDFMTALRKVCDQHGILLIADEVQTGFARTGKMFAMEHHDVAPDLTTMAKSLAGGFPLSAVTGRAEIMDAPGPGGLGGTYGGSPIGVAAANAVLDVIEEEKLCDRANALGSRLKQRLQSIREDVPEIVDIRGPGFMNAVEFNDVKKGLPSAEIANAVRLKALDKGLVLLTCGVYGNVIRFLSPITIQDSVMNEALDILESSIREARVA
- a CDS encoding imelysin family protein; this translates as MSKRLAFALLFPLALFGVSPASAEVKASAVIQRAIDGFIRPAYASLHDHAGSLTKAMRTLCNAPSQGSLEAARVEFSATVEAWSSAEIIAFGPIKENNRLERMLYWPDRKGIGLKQVQAALAGKDPTATDPAQLADKSVAMQGLGALEFVLYGDGADALAGKDDPYRCGYGAAVAGNIETMAAEVDVAWKKPDGFAALWANPGPQNALYRDGTEAVTELVGVFINELEMVRDVRLKGFLGGKPDGDKPRQAIYWRSQNTTNSLAGNLSGIDALFVASKLGDALPADAQWMAESIHIQLANGVATAKSVTGPIDKALADPELRDKLDHFALITSSLTTLIGTRLTAEFGLTAGFSSLDGD
- a CDS encoding imelysin family protein, which gives rise to MTARNGGRLAAICATAALTAAVFVLPAKAETDAKAVIKTYADIALAKYEDSLTTAQALDKAVDALLAKPSADTLNAAREAWKASRVPYQQTEVYRFGNKIVDDWEGKVNSWPLDEGLIDYVAKSYGSESDTNSLYTANVIANKEIEINGKKVDASKLSPEFLSGTLQEAGGVEANVATGYHAIEFLLWGQDLHGTGPGAGERPYTDYDLANCTGGNCDRRAEYLKSASDLLVSDLREMVNNWKEDGAARKNLVDGDANAGISTIFTGMGSLSYGELAGERMKLGLLLHDPEEEHDCFSDNTYNSHLYDAVGIRAAYHASYTRLDGTVVSGPSVSDMVKVADPAIDKELSDKLDASVAKMEAIKARALAGEAYDQQIAEGNTEGNATVQAAIDALIDQTKSIERAVGSLKLNSIAFEGSDSLDAPDKVFK
- the bfr gene encoding bacterioferritin, yielding MKGEPQVIERLNEALFLELGAVNQYWVHYRLLEDWGYTKLAKKERAESIEEMQHADRLVARIIFLEGHPNLQSVAPLRIGQNVKEVLESDLAGEYDARTAYKRSREICQEAGDYVSMKLFEELLADEEGHIDFLETQLDLLASIGEEKYGQLNADSANEAE
- a CDS encoding DUF1513 domain-containing protein, yielding MILPRTPLIDRRDFLRAAGAGFIAGMAPRAWAKTLDADAVFATAFVKRDGSYGAAVLSEAGNVLHAIDLPDRGHDVTFDPISKRSVVFARQPGTFAVVFDHTRRDKPLTIASVTGRHFFGHGVFSTDGALLYATENDFDNAAGVVGVYDARSGFGRVGEFPTYGMGPHELHLLGDGRTIAVANGGIETHPDYGRAELNIATMKPSYVLVDRITGDLIEKHELPSALHQLSIRHMDCDQSGTVWFGCQYRGPATDRPLLIGRAARGKDLQLLDVPQDVLAGFRNYIGSVAANPAAGTVAVTSPEGNSLAVIDAASGRIVATRALVEVCGLAPDGSGFMATTGTGEIVEGNGTMRSEPDYIWDNHMLRIEQAA
- a CDS encoding (2Fe-2S)-binding protein; its protein translation is MLICHCNIITEKEIEQTIVGLLDEDPWQLIVPAKVYHAMRKRGRCCGCFPNVVETIIRVTEHYHARSEASGADIVSHLDRVRGLRGQYGSRTHERRTAGHRAA
- a CDS encoding FAD-dependent oxidoreductase, giving the protein MKNGVVIVGAGHAGVQAAASLREEGYNGPVILIGDESELPYHKPPLSKTFIKDPDAKPQPLRGEAFYSGSAIDYRPGVRIEAIEAGAHRLRVSGGGSLAFDHLVLATGARPRLLKLQGSELSGVVSLRSLADARLIRELSAQCEDVVILGGGFIGLEIAATLRAAGRNVAVVEAVDRLLGRAVAPVIASHVRQRLEAIGVRIHTGTTVVGLEGKGGRVSAAITSGGERLPAQMVIIGIGVVPNVELAETAGITVANGIRVDQQMRSSAPDILAIGDAASYRHWFTGADVRLESVQNATDQARLAARTILGHADAYSAVPWFWSDIGDMKLQMVGLTSGGDSHVVAGDLTENKFSIYHYAGSRLLGIESVNRPGDHMLGRKMLGAGFSPTPQAVAGGPDALKAALAAFQEEPARATG